A DNA window from Calliphora vicina chromosome 1, idCalVici1.1, whole genome shotgun sequence contains the following coding sequences:
- the LOC135964058 gene encoding BTB/POZ domain-containing protein KCTD3, with translation MSYFAHSGDLVNLNVGGQRFSTSRQTLTWIPDTFFTALLSGRISSLKDETGAIFIDRDPSLFSIILNYLRTKEIDIKNCEIRALRHESEYYGLTPLVKRLALCEDLNHSSCGDVLFYGFLPAPAIPPNDNIVVNQQQGCSSIDSNSPRNNAVSSSAIPVPLEQCLPSTSSGVAAAGSNARPGSMVRVPEPSNVVSNRHSTHSRNSSWDLRLGRGSSTSQDSRCWPANNRGEHSRNPSLDFMRHSRNSSADLNKLIRNDVGLVFSPTLSSNWVDPLRVQIIKAHQNWFAVAYAHFVACYRVKDSNGWQLVFTSPYIDSTIERIAINSKVNMSTAEPIPSKMVAISYGSQIRLWSIHEGGNKTDIGTFNLNVRVEYLFFIGSQLVALSSSGKIGVWHAMTQHWQIQDLVPVLSFDSAGSFLLLGCNNGSIYYIDMQKFPLRMKDNDLLVTELYKDPNLDPITAISVYLTPKTSSISGNWIEIAYGTKSGAVRIIVQHPETAGHGPHLFETFTVHQSPVTKVMLSEKYLVSVCSEYHHVRTWSLTRFRGMLSTQPGSTPEASFKIVSLEATESNYSYVAGNDFGPYGDYDEQIFVQKVVPETDQLYVRLASNGERVCVIKSVDGSSITSFCVHECEVSSRMGSRFILTGHCNGNIQMWDLTTALSLFSKKDESQAQKINGGPDTNELLRLLDQCEISNSLCSTPCMSPCLSAFGGVANTTIARMKASNLALLNQSLQQTSSAATTSSSAPASSSSSTAASSSVQHHHQQPGQSQHNMPHGNGGNISE, from the exons ATGTCCTACTTTGCTCATAGTGGTGATTTGGTTAATCTAAATGTAGGGGGTCAGAG ATTTTCAACGTCACGTCAAACACTTACCTGGATACCAGATACATTTTTTACCGCCTTACTTAGTGGCCGCATATCAAGCCTGAAAGATGAAACTGGAGCAATTTTTATAGATAGAGATCCATCATTATTCTccataattttgaattatttacgAACAAAGgaaattgatataaaaaactGTGAAATACGAGCTTTACGCCACGAATCAGAATATTATGGATTGACCCCATTGGTAAAGCGTTTGGCATTATGTGAAGATTTGAATCATTCCTCATGTGGAGATGTTTTATTCTATGGTTTTCTACCAGCTCCTGCTATACCGCCAAATGATAATATTGTTGTTAATCAACAACAGGGATGCTCTTCCATTGACTCTAATTCTCCACGTAATAATGCGGTATCATCATCTGCTATTCCGGTACCCCTGGAACAATGCTTGCCATCAACTTCATCGGGTGTGGCTGCGGCAGGTTCAAATGCTCGTCCAGGTTCAATGGTGCGTGTACCAGAACCTTCAAATGTGGTTTCTAATCGCCATAGCACTCATTCGCGAAATTCTTCATGGGATTTACGATTGGGTCGTGGCAGTTCGACTTCACAAGACAGCCGCTGCTGGCCGGCTAACAATCGTGGAGAACATTCTCGAAATCCTTCATTAGATTTTATGCGTCATTCTCGAAATTCATCAGCTGACCTAAATAAACTAATCCGTAACGATGTCGGTTTAGTATTCTCGCCGACTCTCAGTTCAAATTGGGTTGATCCCCTGCGTGTGCAAATCATTAAGGCTCATCAAAATTGGTTTGCAGTGGCCTATGCTCATTTTGTGGCCTGTTATCGGGTCAAAGATTCCAATGGCTGGCAATTGGTTTTCACTTCTCCCTACATAGACTCCACAATCGAACGGATTGCTATAAACTCGAAGGTTAATATGTCTACGGCTGAACCCATACCCAGTAAAATGGTGGCTATTTCTTATGGCAGTCAGATACGCTTGTGGAGTATCCATGAGGGAGGGAATAAAACCGATATCGGTACATTTAACTTGAATGTACGAGtagaatatttgttttttattggtAGCCAATTGGTAGCTTTGTCATCGTCGGGTAAAATAGGTGTTTGGCATGCAATGACCCAACATTGGCAAATACAGGATTTGGTACCAGTTCTATCATTTGATTCGGCTGGTTCTTTCTTACTGTTGGGTTGTAACAATGGTTCCATATATTATATAG ATATGCAGAAATTTCCCTTGCGCATGAAGGACAATGATTTACTGGTTACtgaactatataaagatccAAATTTAGATCCAATAACAGCAATTTCTGTGTATTTAACACCAAAAACTTCAA gCATTAGTGGCAATTGGATTGAAATTGCTTATGGAACAAAGAGTGGTGCCGTACGCATTATTGTACAGCATCCCGAAACCGCTGGTCATGGTCCACATCTTTTCGAAACGTTTACAGTTCATCAAAGTCCTGTAACAAAAGTTATGCTCTCTGAAAAATATCTGGTATCTGTGTGCAGTGAATACCATCATGTGCGGACCTGGAGTCTAACCAGATTTCGTGGTATGTTATCAACACAGCCTGGTTCAACGCCGGAGGCCTCCTTTAAAATCGTGTCTTTGGAAGCTACTGAATCGAATTATAGTTATGTTGCTGGCAATGATTTCGGTCCTTACGGTGATTATGATGAGCAAATATTTGTGCAAAAGGTTGTACCCGAAACTGATCAACTTTATGTGCGTTTGGCTTCGAATGGTGAACGGGTCTGTGTGATCAAATCGGTTGACGGATCGTCGATAACATCGTTTTGTGTCCATGAGTGTGAGGTTAGCTCACGTATGGGTTCTCGTTTCATATTGACGGGTCATTGCAATGGCAACATACAAATGTGGGATCTCACAACAGCGCTGTcgttattttccaaaaaagatgAAAGCCAGGCGCAGAAAATCAATGGCGGACCCGATACCAACGAGCTACTCCGCCTACTTGACCAGTGTGAGATCAGTAATAGCCTCTGCTCAACGCCTTGTATGTCACCATGTCTCTCAGCTTTTGGAGGGGTGGCAAATACCACTATAGCGCGCATGAAGGCCAGTAATTTGGCCTTACTCAACCAATCGTTGCAGCAAACATCGTCAGCAGCCACCACATCTTCATCGGCACCGGCATCATCGTCGTCATCCACAGCAGCATCATCTTCAgttcaacatcatcatcaacaacctGGACAATCTCAACACAATATGCCTCATGGCAATGGTGGTAACATAAGTGAATGA
- the LOC135964059 gene encoding uncharacterized protein LOC135964059 — MNAKTLNHLRVVIHINEQDLEDRNVSMRNTNSKCGGKAGMKRNINGHVVPPSPPIRTLQSLNDNPGCDNTKAEVLLIDDKSLQLNLLSTEDDDGPYTNISHKMHFDHVSHSTVEMIKCELAIVMDDLLLKHKNSCIMRFATKQEMDITIFFDLFITFLNKRIYHQKYKLQYVKLECLDIAASLGNSKNPPTEKGFAMRANLAGLGDNSDDDCNNNDKTFRLTRNAKNEFRSTRDLLMWLLNEYNYKFSDNKGHEKLLFTFSIVDHHQNLFKVKLSLFNIYLDLMNTNDRSHWHHYMDHMGEGCQGLDCNFIHSGLTISLSGHIEGISSQNTLLLFDVPTNIKMTADTIEMLQMAHSVITNRKRKHLLLNNNVNLNRRMSLSSNDCTKCIFPQQGQDLNNNLNTKQNKERRSSLPLLMERQIKGISLSKPYNINHTIISKPLCDNTYSSKDFNTLSGWYRKIDERFRKICQLREKYFNRYFELKIKQISTNIQHMFKSLESLYIPQTQQGLVEIQDDQIELHELFDSYHNVRSIFRQLSVDIKDSDFEEILKIYLETKAFDLNKHALALKEKHLDLCQQHLKFTFNNLSSDIKLQLEF; from the coding sequence atgAATGCCAAAACTTTAAATCATTTACGTGTTGTTATTCATATTAATGAACAAGATCTTGAGGATCGAAATGTTAGTATGCGAAACACAAATTCTAAATGCGGAGGCAAGGCTGGAATGAAACGTAATATAAATGGACATGTGGTACCACCTTCGCCACCAATACGTACTTTGCAATCTTTAAATGATAACCCAGGATGTGATAATACGAAGGCCGAGGTGTTGTTAATCGATGACAAATCtttgcaattaaatttattatcgaCTGAAGATGATGATGGTCCTTACACGAACATCTCTCACAAAATGCATTTTGATCATGTTAGTCACTCAACCGTTGAAATGATCAAATGTGAATTGGCTATAGTGATGGATGATCTACTGTTGAAGCACAAAAATTCTTGTATAATGCGTTTTGCAACTAAGCAAGAAATGGATATTACTATATTCTTTGATCTGTTCATTACGTTTCTTAATAAGAGAATTTACCATCAGAAGTATAAACTACAATATGTCAAGCTAGAATGTCTGGACATAGCAGCGAGTCTAGGAAATTCGAAAAATCCACCCACAGAAAAGGGATTTGCAATGAGAGCTAATCTAGCTGGTCTAGGAGACAATAGCGATGATGATTGCAATAACAATGATAAAACGTTTCGGTTAACAAGAAATGCTAAAAATGAGTTTCGTTCCACCAGAGATTTACTGATGTGGCTATTAAACGaatataattacaaattttctGATAATAAAGGACATGAAAAATTGCTGTTTACATTTTCCATAGTCGACCATCATCAAAatctttttaaagttaaattgtCTCTCTTCAATATCTATTTAGATTTGATGAACACCAATGATCGTAGTCATTGGCACCACTATATGGATCATATGGGGGAAGGTTGCCAAGGTCTAGATTGTAATTTTATACACTCTGGCTTGACCATAAGCCTGTCGGGTCACATTGAAGGAATATCCAGTCAAAATACTCTTTTACTGTTTGATGTACCAACCAATATTAAAATGACCGCCGACACAATAGAAATGCTGCAAATGGCTCATAGTGTGATTACAAATAggaaaagaaaacatttattgttaaaCAACAACGTCAATCTTAATCGTCGTATGTCTTTGTCTTCGAACGATtgcacaaaatgtatttttccacAGCAAGGACAAGACTTAAACAACAATCTTAACacgaaacaaaataaagaacgtCGCTCATCTTTACCACTGCTAATGGAACGCCAAATCAAAGGAATATCTTTGTCCAAGCCTTACAACATTAATCACACTATAATTAGTAAGCCTTTGTGTGACAATACATATTCTAGCAAGGACTTTAATACACTAAGTGGTTGGTATCGCAAAATAGATGAACgctttagaaaaatttgccaattacgtgaaaaatatttcaatcgctattttgaattgaaaataaaacaaatttctacGAATATCCAACATATGTTTAAATCATTGGAGTCATTATACATTCCACAAACCCAACAAGGCCTAGTCGAAATACAAGATGATCAGATAGAGTTACATGAACTATTCGATAGTTATCATAATGTTCGTTCCATATTTCGACAATTATCAGTGGACATTAAAGATTCAGATTtcgaggaaattttaaaaatatacttagAAACCAAAgcatttgatttaaataaacatgCTTTAGccttaaaagaaaaacatttagaTCTTTGCcaacaacatttaaaatttacttttaacaaTTTATCTAGTGATATAAAACTAcaacttgaattttaa